One window of the Felis catus isolate Fca126 chromosome E3, F.catus_Fca126_mat1.0, whole genome shotgun sequence genome contains the following:
- the LOC101087216 gene encoding integrin alpha-D-like isoform X2, whose translation MMAFGIMLLLGVIASYYGFNLDVEEPMVFQEDGVSFGQSVAQFGRSRLVVGAPLEVVAVNRTGRLYDCAAATGLCQPISLHTPPEAVNMSLGLSLAASTNRSWLLACGPTMHRACGENMYAEGFCFLLGSHLQTIRTVPAALPKCPSQEMDIVFLIDGSGSIDQRDFKQMKDFVIAVMGQFEGTNTLFSLMQYSNHLEIHFTFTKFQRSSSPQSLVDPIRQLKGLTFTATGILKVVKELFHSRNGARESAKKILIVITDGQKYKDPLEYSDVMPLAEKAGIIRYAIGVGDAFQEPTAREELNTIGSVPSQDHVFKVDNFAALSSIQKQLQEKIFAVEGTQSRTSSSFQHEMSQEGFSSVLTMDGPVLGAVGSFSWSGGAFLYPQNMSPTFISVSQENVDMRDSYLGYSTELAFWKGVKSLILGAPRHQHTGKVVLFTRESGQWKPKAEVAGTQIGSYFGASLCTVDVDRDGSSDLVLIGAPHYYKPAWGGQVSVCHLPQGKARWQCEVILCGEQGHPWGRFGAALTVLGDANGDKLTDVAIGAPGEQENRGAVYLFHGTSELGIRPSHSQRIASSQLSPTLQYFGQSLSGGQDLTQDGLVDLAVGARGQVLLLRSQPVLNVGVTMRFMPSEVAKAVYQCWEEVPTTLEAGNATVCLTIHKISLDQLGDVQSSVRYDLALDPSRLISRAIFDETKNRTLSRRKTLGLGDYCETIKLLLPDCVEDVLSPIILHFNFSLAGEPIPSSQNLRPVLAVGSQDLFTASLPFEKNCGQDHLCEGDLSVSLISSGLQTLVVGSSLELNVTVTLWNEGEDSYRTVINFYYPAGLSYRRVLGTQQPHQRPLRLECEAAPTGNESLRSSNCSINHPIFHEGTKGTFLITFDVSYKATLGDKLFLRANVSRQEESTKYFNFSTSGEKGKKEAEHRYRVNNLSQRDLAISIHFWVPILLNGVAVWDVAVVAPSQSLPCVSEREPPQHPEFLTQIPGSLVLNCSIADCLRFRCDLPSFGIQEEVEFILKGNLSFDWVSQTLQKKVLVVSVAEITFNRSMYSQLPGQEAFLSAQMEMVLEKYEVYNSIPIIMGSSLGGLLLLALITAILYKVGFFKRQYKEMIEEANGQTISENGTSDHQVAQ comes from the exons ATGATGGCTTTTGGAATTATGCTCCTCTTAGGTG TCATTGCTTCTTATTATGGGTTCAACTTGGATGTGGAGGAGCCCATGGTCTTTCAAGAGGATGGAGTTAGCTTTGGACAGAGTGTGGCCCAGTTTGGCAGATCGAG ACTCGTGGTGGGAGCCCCCCTGGAGGTGGTGGCGGTCAACCGGACAGGACGGTTGTATGACTGTGCAGCTGCCACTGGCCTATGTCAACCTATATCATTGCACA CGCCACCAGAGGCCGTGAACATGTCCCTGGGCCTGTCCCTGGCAGCCTCCACCAATCGCTCCTGGCTGCTG GCCTGCGGCCCAACCATGCACAGAGCCTGTGGGGAGAATATGTATGCAGAAGGCTTTTGCTTCCTGTTGGGCTCCCACCTGCAGACCATTCGGACAGTGCCTGCTGCCCTGCCAA AGTGTCCAAGTCAAGAGATGGACATTGTCTTCCTGATTGATGGCTCTGGAAGTATTGACCAAAGGGACTTTAAGCAGATGAAGGACTTTGTCATAGCTGTGATGGGACAGTTTGAGGGCACCAACACACTG TTCTCACTCATGCAGTACTCCAACCATCTGGAGATCCACTTCACCTTCACTAAATTCCAGAGAAGCTCAAGCCCTCAGAGTCTCGTGGATCCCATCAGACAACTAAAAGGCCTGACTTTTACAGCCACAGGCATCCTGAAAGTAGT GAAAGAACTGTTTCATAGTAGGAATGGTGCCCGTGAAAGTGCCAAGAAGATTCTCATTGTCATCACAGATGGGCAGAAATACAAAGACCCCCTGGAATACAGTGATGTCATGCCCCTGGCAGAGAAAGCTGGCATCATTCGCTATGCCATTGGG GTGGGAGATGCTTTCCAGGAACCCACTGCCAGGGAGGAGCTGAACACCATTGGCTCAGTGCCCTCTCAGGATCACGTGTTCAAGGTGGACAACTTTGCAGCACTCAGCAGCATCCAGAAGCAGCTGCAGGAGAAGATCTTTGCAGTGGAGG GAACCCAGTCGAGGACAAGTAGCTCCTTCCAGCATGAGATGTCACAAGAAGGCTTCAGTTCAGTGCTCACCATG GATGGACCAGTTCTGGGGGCTGTGGGGAGCTTCAGCTGGTCTGGAGGTGCCTTCCTATACCCCCAAAATATGAGCCCCACTTTCATCAGTGTGTCTCAAGAGAACGTGGACATGAGGGACTCTTACCTGG gttaCTCCACCGAGCTGGCCTTTTGGAAGGGGGTGAAGAGCCTGATCCTGGGGGCTCCCCGCCATCAGCATACTGGGAAGGTTGTCCTCTTCACCCGGGAGTCCGGACAATGGAAGCCAAAGGCTGAAGTTGCAGGgacccag ATTGGCTCCTACTTTGGGGCCTCCCTCTGTACTGTGGATGTGGATAGAGATGGTAGCTCTGACCTTGTCCTCATTGGGGCTCCACACTACTACAAGCCGGCGTGGGGGGGCCAGGTGTCCGTGTGCCACTTGCCCCAGGGG AAGGCTAGGTGGCAGTGTGAGGTCATTCTCTGTGGGGAGCAGGGCCACCCCTGGGGCCGCTTTGGGGCAGCCTTGACAGTTCTGGGGGATGCGAATGGGGACAAACTGACAGACGTCGCCATCGGTGCCCCAGGAGAGCAAGAAAACCGGGGTGCTGTCTACCTATTTCATGGAACCTCAGAACTGGGCATCAGGCCCTCCCACAGCCAG CGGATTGCAAGCTCCCAGCTCTCTCCCACACTCCAGTATTTCGGACAGTCGCTGAGTGGGGGTCAGGACCTCACCCAGGATGGACTAGTGGACCTGGCTGTGGGGGCCCGGGGACAGGTGCTGCTGCTCAG GAGTCAGCCAGTGCTGAATGTGGGGGTGACTATGAGATTCATGCCCTCGGAGGTGGCAAAGGCTGTGTACCAGTGCTGGGAAGAGGTGCCCACcactctggaagctggaaatgcCACAGTCTGTCTCACTATCCACAAAATTTCACTGGACCAGTTAG GTGATGTCCAAAGCTCTGTCAGGTATGATCTGGCATTAGACCCAAGCCGCCTGATTTCTCGTGCCATTTTTGATGAGACCAAGAACAGGACTTTGTCTCGAAGAAAaaccctggggctgggggattACTGTGAAACCATTAAGCTGCTTTTACCA GACTGTGTGGAGGACGTGTTGAGTCCCATCATCCTACACTTCAACTTCTCCCTGGCTGGGGAGCCCATCCCCTCATCTCAGAACCTTCGCCCTGTGCTGGCTGTGGGCTCACAGGACCTCTTCACTGCTTCT CTCCCCTTTGAGAAGAACTGTGGACAAGATCACCTCTGTGAAGGAGACCTGAGTGTCAGTCTCATCTCCTCAGG ccTGCAGACCCTGGTGGTAGGGAGCTCCTTGGAGCTTAATGTGACAGTGACTCTGTGGAATGAAGGTGAGGATTCCTATAGAACTGTGATCAACTTCTACTATCCAGCAGGGCTGTCCTATCGACGAGTGTTAGGAACCCAG cAACCACACCAGCGCCCACTGCGACTGGAATGTGAGGCAGCGCCCACAGGGAATGAGAGCCTGAGGAGCAGCAACTGTAGCATCAACCATCCCATCTTCCACGAGGGCACTAAG GGCACCTTCCTAATCACATTTGATGTCTCCTACAAGGCCACCCTAGGAGACAAGTTGTTTCTGAGGGCCAATGTAAGCAG GCAGGAAGAATCTACCAAGTACTTCAACTTTTCAACTTCTGGTGAGAAGGGCAAGAAAGAAGCTGAGCATCGTTATCGT GTGAATAACCTGAGTCAGCGAGATCTGGCCATCAGCATTCATTTCTGGGTTCCTATCCTGCTGAATGGTGTGGCTGTGTGGGATGTGGCTGTTGTGGCCCCTTCACAG aGTCTCCCCTGTGTGTCAGAGAGGGAACCTCCCCAGcatcctgaattcctgacccagaTTCCAGGGAGTCTTGTACTG AACTGCTCCATTGCTGATTGCCTGAGGTTCCGCTGTGACCTGCCCTCCTTTGGCATCCAGGAGGAAGTTGAATTCATCCTGAAGGGCAACCTCAGCTTTGACTGGGTCAGCCAG ACATTGCAGAAGAAGGTATTGGTTGTAAGTGTGGCTGAAATCACGTTCAACAGGTCCATGTATTCCCAGCTTCCAGGACAAGAGGCATTCTTGAGTGCTCAG ATGGAGATGGTACTAGAGAAGTATGAGGTCTACAACTCCATCCCCATTATTATGGGCAGCTCTTTGGGAGGACTGCTCCTGCTGGCTCTCATCACAGCCATCCTCTACAAG GTTGGCTTCTTCAAACGTCAGTATAAGGAAATGATAGAGGAAGCAAATGGACAGACTATCTCAGAAAATGGGACCTCAGACCATCAAGTTGCCCAATAA